The genome window ACGCTGGAAGGCTCGCTGTCCGAACGGGTCCGCAGGATCGCGGAATTTTACACCAAGGCCGTGGAAGACGAAGTGCGTGCATGCCCGGAGCAGTGGCTCTGGATGCATAATCGCTGGAAAACACGCCCGCCGGAAGACGACGAACGTCCCGCGAAAAAGAAACGCGAATCCGGTAACAGGGACGCCGATGCCGTATAGCTTTGTCCCCGGCCAGAGTGTGCCGCTTTTCGCGGAGGAATACCTCCGGCAAGTCAAGGCAGGCGGACATCCGCTGCATTTGCGGCACCTGGGCCTGACGTTTTACGGCTTGAACGACTGCCTGTATTTCGGCGACCACAACGGCCAAATTCTGCTGCCGCCGCAGGGCACGGATTTGCGCTACATTTTCCGTGAGTCCTGCAACTATCCCGCGAGCGAGTGCACCCTGGAAACCCGGCTGCAAACCTGCCTGCTGGCGGCTTCCGATCCCCTCGAGATTGACGAGGCCGCCGCCTTGAACACGCCGGGCATGCGCAACCTCTGGCACTGGATGACGGAAGGCCTGCCCAAGCTGCTGGCCCTGGAATCCATCGGCTATACCGGGCGGTATATCGTCCCGGAGACGCCGGTGGTGCTCTCTTTCATGGAGATGCTTTCCATCGCGCCGGAGAGGCTGCTGCCCAGAGGCGGGAGCTACCGCGTCAAACGGCTGCTGTTGCCGCAGCGCTTATCCGGTTTTGACCTTGTCGAGTATATGCCGCTGGTGGAAATGACACGGGGCAGACTGCTGGATGCCGTGGGGCGGCTTGACGGGGAAAAACGCGTGTATGTCCGGCGTGTCGGGCGGCGAAAGCCGGTCAACGAAGAGGACGTGCTGGCCGTGCTGGAGGATTTCGGTTTTGCGGCCATGGTTCCGGAAGATTTTTCCGTTCCCGAACAGCTGCGGTATATGACCAACGCCTCGTGTTCCGTCATGGCACACGGCGCCAACGCCGCGCTGACGCTCATGCAGCCGCCGCGGTCCGCAGTGGTGGAATTTTTCAGCAACCGGTACGTGAGCTACAACAACCTCCATGCCGTGCGCTTGCTGCGCCTGCGCTATCACCCCCTGGTGGAGGATCTGGACGTTTCCTCCGCCCCGGCGGAGGGTATGGCGCTTTCCGAATTCCTCTGGAGCGGCCTGCACATGGACATGGCCGTGGACACCAGACACTTGCGCGTTCTGCTGGAAAGCATTTTGGAGTGAGGAACTGTTCCTAGGAAATTATGTCCTGATGGAGAGGGGTAAGATCGTACCGCTTGATGTGCTGCATGGGGAAAAAACTGAGCGACCCGTCGGGCGCCGTGACCTTCAGGGTATTGTGGTCCGTGACGGCGGCTTCAAGGCAGGGGAGGTTGAGGCTCCCCCCCGCCGAATAGTGGATGCTCAGCATGAACAGCGCGCCGCGTGTGGCAAAATACGCGGCGTTTTGCGTGGCCGTTCTGATGGCCTCCACCATGGCCGTGTACCAGGCCAGACGGAGCCGGTTCCGGTTTTCCGGGGTGTCGTGCGTGCCGCACAACGCCATTTTCTGGCTGTCCGGCGCGGGAATATAGCCGGTAACCCAATGCGCGCCCGAATCTTTGCCGCAGATATGGCACGGGATCATACGCTCCCTCCGGTTTTTCTGCCGGATACGGCCGGCTATCGGGCCTCGCGTAAATACCGCACGGCATTTTCAAAAATAACCGTGCCCAGAGGTGCGCGTTCGCCACGGGTCCAGCCCGGGTGGTTCGTTTCGTGGGAAAACGCTTCCGGGTGCGGCATGAGGCCGAAAATTCTGCCCGTCGGGTCCGTCAGGCCGGCAATGGCGTTGGGGGAACCGTTGGGGTTTTCCGGGTAATGCTGGGTCGGCAGGCCTGTTTCCGGGTTCGCGTAGTAAACCGGGGCCAGATTTTCCGCCATGATGCGGTTCATGATGGTGTCATTGTCCACAACCAGGCGGCCTTCGCCGTGGCGCACGGGAAGGTAGAGCCGGGTGAGCCCTTTGGTGAACACGCAGGGGCTGGCACTATTGACGGCAAGCGTGCACCAGCGGTCCTCGAACCGGGCGGACTCGTTGTGCATGAGAGAAACCTGGCGGGTCAGGTATTGCAGATCCAGGGCGGGCAGCAACCCAAGTTTGACAAGGAGCTGAAATCCGTTACAAATGCCCAGGACAAGGCCGCCCTTGTTCAGGTACGCAAGCAGTTGGTCCATGAGCGGCGCGTTATTCGCGTCCGTGCTGTGTTTCCAGCGTATGCTCGCGGCCTGGGCGGCGCCGAGGTCGTCGCCGTCAAGGAAGCCGCCCGGGAAAACCAGAAGGCTGTAGCCGTCCAGACGGGCTTTGCCGTTGGTCATATCGGAAAAGTGAATAATATCGGTCTTGTCGGAACCGGCAACAGTCGCCGCATGGGCGCACTCCACTTCGCAGTTGGTGCCGTAACCGGTGATAACCAGGGTGTTGACCGTGCCAGACATGGAAACTCCTTGAAGCGCAACGCATACAATTTCAGCGCGTTGCTGGTGAAGATCGGGGGAATCACTTTACTTTCATGCGGTATCGCAGTCAACTGCTGACCGCTTTGCAAAAATAGGGTATGTATACCCGATTTCATAAAACGACCCACCCAATAGACGCAGCAGAGGATGTTATGAGCGCAGACAAAAAGGCGGCGGCCAAGGAAACGAAGTATATTTTCATCACCGGCGGGGTTTTGTCCTCGCTGGGCAAAGGCATGGCCGCGGCGTCCATCGGCGCGTTGCTCAAGGCGCGCGGGCTTTCCGTCACCATCCAGAAGCTGGACCCGTATATAAACGTCGACCCCGGCACCATGAACCCGTTGCAGCACGGGGAAGTGTTCGTCACGGACGACGGCGCGGAAACGGACCTCGACCTCGGCCACTACGAGCGCTATCTTGGCGAACCGCTCAGCCAGAAGAACAGCTATACCTCGGGCAGCATTTATTACCGGGTCATCACCAAGGAACGGCGCGGGGATTATCTCGGCAGCACCGTGCAGGTCATCCCGCACGTTACGGACGAGATCAAGCACGCCATCCGCAGCCTTGAGGACCACCATGCGGACGTGGTCATCGTGGAAATCGGCGGCACGGTCGGCGACATTGAAAGCCAGCCGTTTCTTGAAGCCATCCGCCAGATGCGGGGCGACCTCGGCAAAGACCTCTGCCTGTATATCCATCTTACGCTCGTGCCGTACCTGCGCGCGGCGGGCGAATACAAGACCAAACCCACCCAGCACAGCGTTAAGGAACTGCGCAGCATCGGGATCCAGCCGGACATCATCCTCTGCCGCTGTGAGGAAGCGCTGACCTCCGACCTGAAGCGGAAAATCGCGCTGTTCTGCGACGTGGAATCCGACGCGGTCTTCACCTCCGCCGACGTTACCAACGTGTACGAAGTGCCCCTTAAGTTTTACGAGGAAGGCCTGGACCAGAAAATCGCCATCATGCTGCGCCTGCCGGCCAAAAACGCCAAGCTCGAACCCTGGCGCAAACTCGTGCAGGGCATGGCCAACCCCAAGGGCGACGTGACCGTCGGTATCGTGGGCAAATACGTGGAGTTGAAGGAAGCCTACAAGAGCCTGCACGAAGCGCTGATCCACGGTGGCGCCGCCAACGAGGTCAAGGTCAATCTCCGGTATATCAATTCCGAGGAATTGAACCCCAAGAACCTTAAAGAAAACATGGCCGGGCTGGACGCGGTGCTCGTGCCGGGCGGCTTCGGCAACCGGGGCATTGAAGGAAAGATCGAGGCCATCCAGTACGCGCGGAAAAACAAGGTTCCGTTCTTCGGCATTTGCCTGGGGTTGCAATGCGCCGTTATCGAGTTCGCCCGGAACGTGGCGAACATTCCTGACGCGAATTCGGAAGAATTCAATCCGTTCGCGGAAAACAAGGTCATCTACCTGATGACGGAATGGTTCGACCCCCGTAAACAGTGCGTGGAGCAGCGCGATTCCGTCAGCAACAAGGGCGGCACCATGCGCCTGGGGGCGTATCCCTGCCATCTGCTGCCGGGTACCATAGCCCACCAGATTTACGGCGGCAAAGATACGATCGAAGAGCGCCACCGCCACCGGTTTGAGTTCAACAAGGCTTACAAGGGCGCGCTTGAAGAAAAGGGAATGATATTCAGCGGCATGTCTCCCGACGGGGAACTCGCGGAAATCATCGAACTGCCGGATCATCCCTGGTTCCTGGGCTGCCAGTTCCATCCGGAATTCAAGTCCACCCCCATGCGCCCGCATCCTCTGTTCGCGGGCTTTATCGGCGCGGCCAAAAAATACCGCGCGGACCATACGAAATAGCGAGCGCTGTATGCAGACAAAACGGGACATGACTCCCGAAACATTATACGCGCGCCTGTGTGAACGCCCCTTTGTGTTCGCCGGGCCGTGCGTGCTGGAAAGTTACGAGCTGGCCCTGGAAACCGCGTACGCGGTGAAAGCGGCTGCTGCGGCAGCCAATCTGACGGTTGTCTTCAAAAGTTCGTATGATAAGGCCAACCGGACGTCCGCTTCGGGATTTCGCGGGCCCGGCATGGAAAAGGGGCTGGAGTGGCTTGCGCGTATCCGCGAGGAAACCGGCCTGCCGCTGGTGACGGACGTGCATGACCCTGTAGAGGCCGCCATTGCCGCGACCGTCGTGGATATCCTGCAAATCCCCGCCTTTTTGTGCCGCCAGACGAACCTCCTTGTGGCGGCGGCCAAGACCGGCATCATCGTCAACGTCAAAAAGGGGCAGTTTCTGGCGCCCTGGGACATGGGACCAGTGGCGGATAAAATCCGCGGGGCCGGGAACAAAAAAATTCTTCTCACGGAGCGCGGGGCCACTTTCGGGTACAACAACCTGGTCGTGGACATGCGCTCTTTCCCCGTCATGCGCGCAATAGGCTGCCCGGTCATCATGGACGCCACCCATTCGGTGCAGTTGCCCGGAGGGCAGGGCGCGTGTTCCGGCGGCGACCGCCGCCATGTGCCGACCCTGGCGAAAGCCGCCGTGGCCGCCGGCGCGCACGGGGTGTTTCTTGAATGCCACCCGGACCCGGACAACGCCCTGTGCGACGGCCCCAACAGCTGGCCCGTGGCGCAGCTCGCGCCTCTCCTGAAAGACCTGGCCGCTCTCTGGGAACTGACATATGTCCGCTGACGCGTTCGATGACTCTTTGGGCGCCGCCGCGCATGCCTCGGACATCAGGCGGTTCGCGGCGCTTTCCGGGGAGGCGCGCGCCCGCATCGCCAAGGTGAAATTGCTCATTTTGGACGTGGACGGCGTGCTGACGGACGGCGGCCTGTATTACGGCGCCGACGGCGGCGTAACCAAACGGTTCAACGTGCAGGACGGGCTCGGCATCGAGATAGGCCGGCAAAGCGGCCTGTTGCGTTTCGCGGTCATTACCGGTATGGACAAACCCGCTGTGGCGGCGCGGCTCCGCGATCTGCATATTGACGATTACTTTCCCGGCCTTATTGATAAGCGGGAAAGCTGCGATATTGTGTGTCAACGCCATCAGCTTGACAAAGAAGAAGTCGCGTTCATGGGCGACGATTGGATCGATATTCCCGTCATGGCGGCTGTCGGCGTGCCGTTGGCCGTCAGCAACGCGCAGCCGGAGACAAAGGCCGCGGCCCTCTATGTGACGGAGGCCCGTGGCGGCGACGGGGCCGTGCGCGAGGCAGTCCGGCTGATTTTGTACTGCAAGGGACAACTTGACCAGGTTTTCACTGCCTGGATGAAACGATACGGTTCATGAAAAAAATCCTCGGCGCCTTGAGCGTCTTTATAGCTCTGGGCATTGCCTGGTATATCTTCTCGGACGGCGGGCTGAACCTGGGCGCCGCCAAAAAGCAGATCGTGCAAACGGCGCAGGACGCCGTCGTCAGCAATGCCGCCCCGGAAGACGTCGCGGCGCTTGCCTTGAAGGCCATCAGCCTGACGCAGGGCGAACACGGCGCCGAACTCTGGCGGCTGAAAGCCGACTGGGGGAACATGCGCCGCCGCGACAACGTTATGGAGCTTGAAAAACCCCACTTCACGTACTATATGCCTCCTGACAACAAAGCGGTCACGATTACCTCCAGCAAGGGGGAGATCGAGCAGGAAGAGCAGAAAATCCGCTTCATTGATTCCGTTGTCGCCACCTATGACGGGCGCACGCTCCACGCGCCGGAGATGCTCTACTTCGGCAAGTCCCGTGAACTCGTCTGCCCTCAGGGTGGCAGGGTGGAGGGCGAGGGCTATGAAGGCTCCGCCAACCGGATCGTCTGGCGTGTGAATGAGCAGATTATTGAGTCGCTAGGCAATGTTGACGTTTCCTTTGAGAATGATATTTTTACCACCCAGCCGGAAGACGCCGGAACGCCGGGGGCCCACAAAAGGCCTGGTGCGAAAAACGCCCAAGGATGAGCATGCGAATGGATTGTAACGCCCACTACGCCACGCCGTCGCAACGGTATGCCGGGAAAATTATCGGCATCGCGGTTGTTGTCTGCCTTTTTGCGTTGGCCCCGCTTGCCGGGGTGATCGCGGCCCCCGCCGCGGCTCCCGCGTCTTCCGCAACCGGCGCGCCTGGCGCGCCTGGCGCCCCCAAAGGGAACAGCACGCGGATCGTATCCGAAAAAATGACATACGACTCCAACAAGAACCAGGTCGTTTTCGAAGGCAACGTACACGTTACCCGGCCGACCATGGAAATCTGGTCCGACATCCTGACCGTCGTCATGGACGACAGCGGCAAAAAAACCGCCTCTTCCAACTCCAGCTCCCTGGGGGTGAACGGTGGCAAGGTTGACAAGATCATCGCGGAACGGAACGTGCGCATCAAGCAGGAGAACAAGAACGGCACCTGCGGCAAGGCGACGTACTTTGTCAACGCGGGAAAAATCACCATGGAGCAGAACCCGGTGCTCGTTGACGGTGACAACCGTATCCGCGGAAAAATCATCAACTATTACACCGAGTCGGGTAAAAGCGAAGTTCTCGGCAACGTTGATGTCCAGTTCACGACCGACGACAACAAGGGGCCGTCGCTCCCCGGCTTCGGCGCCGGGGAAAAGGCATCGCAATGAGCACATTGCAGGCAGAAGGGCTGCGTAAGCGCTACGGCGACCGCGAGGTGGTGCGCGGCGTTTCCGTTTTCGTCAACCAGGGCGAGGTCTGCGGTCTGCTCGGGCCGAACGGCGCGGGCAAAACAACGACCTTTTACATGCTCACCGGCATCCAGAAGCCCACGGCTGGCGAAGTGCGGCTTGACGACAAGGTCATCGCGGACTGGCCGCTGCATGAACGGGCGCGGGTCGGGGTTTCCTACCTGCCGCAGGAAAGTTCCGTCTTCCGCCGTCTGTCCGTCATGGACAACCTTCGCGTCATCCTGGAGCATACCGGCCTCTCCCGCAAGGCGCAACGCGACAAGGCCTGGGCTCTCCTGGAGGAATTCCGCATCTCCCACCTGGTGAACTCTTTGGCCGCGCACCTTTCCGGCGGGGAACGCCGCCGCCTTGAAATCGCCCGCGCGCTCATCCGGGAGCCGAAGTTCGTACTGCTGGACGAGCCCTTCGCGGGCATTGACCCCCTTGCCGTCGACGACATCCAATCCCTCATCATCGGCTTGAAGGACAAGGGGATCGGCATCCTTATCTCGGACCACAACGTGCGGGAAACGTTGCGCATTTGCGACAGAGCCTACCTCATGCACGAAGGCGAGGTCATCATTGAGGGAACGCCGACGGCCATCGTCGCCGACCCCAAGGCCCGCCGCGTGTATCTCGGCGAAGGGTTTTCGCTATAAGCCCATCCTCGTGTTTTTCATGAGAAGCGTTGTATAAAATACTTGCCTTTTTTTCGATTTCCGCTATTTTTTCGTGCTGTTCATGGTTCTGCCGTGAACTTCGTATCTGACGCAAGGGGAGGTGATTGTTTTGCCCGGAGTATATCTTAACGATGACGACTACAGCTTCGACATCGCGCTTCGCCGTTTCAAGAAGCAGGTGGAAAAGGCCGGCATTCTTTCGGAAATGAAGAAGCGCCAGCATTATGAAAAGCCGAGCGTCATGCGCAAGAAGAAAAAGGCCGCCGCCCGTAAGCGTCTGCTGAAAAAAATGAGAAAGATAAACCAGGGGTAAGCAATGATTGACGGAATGCGGTCGCGCCTCCGTTCGCATATTGCTCTACAGCCTTTCTGACACGGCCGGGAAACCTGGGAACCAGGTTTCCCTGTTGTGTCTTCTCCGTCTTTTCTGTTCAAGGTCGATCCGGGGCCGGTTTGCGGCCGCACCGGCCCAAGGCGTTTTCGCTGTGTCATTCCCCCCAACCCACGGGGTTCCGCCATGAGTTTATCGCAACGTTTAGAATCCGATTACCTCACCGCCTATAAATCCAAGGACGCCGTCCGGCTTTCCGTCTTGCGGCTTCTGAAAACGGCCATGAAAAACCTTCTTGTGGAGCGCCTGCAAAAGCCGCTGGAAGAAGGTGACATTCTTGACCTTGTCGCCAAGCAGTGCAAACAGCGCCAGGATTCCATCGCCCAGTATACCGCCGCCAACCGACCTGACCTTGCCGCCAAGGAAGAAGAGGAGCTGCGCATCCTGAAAGAGTATATGCCCGAACAAATCACGGGCGACGCTCTGCGCGCGTTGGTCAGGGAACTTGCGGCCGAGACCGGCGCGGCAAGCCCCAAGGATATGGGCAAGATCATGCAGGCGCTGACGGCCAAATACAAAGGCCAGTACGACGGCAAGGAAGCGAGCGCCGTTGTGCGCGACGTTCTGGCAGCCGGCTGATTCCATGGATTCACGGGCTCTGACGCTTCTTGAGCTGCCCAAGGTGCTTGGCTACCTTGCGGAAAAAGCTGTTTCCGAAGCCGGTAAAGCGGCTTGTCTCGCTCTGCGCCCGCAAAACGAGGTTGCCGCCGTCCGCAAGGCGGGCGCCTGGTTCGCGCAGGGACGCATCTGGAAGGCCAAAACCGGGTTCATTCTCCCCGCGTTCCTCAGCCTTGACGGCGTTCTGGCCTACCTTGAATCCCCCCTTGCGCTTCTGGATATCGACGCTCTCTGGGGCTTGCGCCAGACGCTTGTTCCCGCGAAGGAGCTTTTGGCGTCTCTGGAAGAGACCGATGCGCCGGACGGCGAATCGCAGTGGCCGCTGCTCGCGGAGCGGGCGCGTTCCTTTGCGTTCCCGCACCAGAGTATTGCCGCGCTCGTCCGTTGCCTCGCGGACGACGGGCGGCTGCGCGACGAAGCCTCGCCCGAGCTGCTCCTCGCTCGCGGGGGTATCCGTTCCCTGCACCAGACCTGCGCCCGCAGGGTCAGGGAGTTCATCCAGCAGAACAACCTGGAGCAGTTTCTCCAGGACGATTTCATGACCCTGTCCTCGGACAGGTACGTGCTGCCCTTAAAGACAAACTTTAAGGGACGGCTCCAGGGCGTTATCCACGATTACTCGCAAACCGGTGAAACCTGCTATTTCGAACCCGTGTTCCTGATGGAAGTGAACAACCGGCTCCAGGAATTAAAGCAGGAGGAACGCGAGGCGGAGATCAAGGTCCTGCAGTACCTGACCGGCCTGATACAGGGAGAGCTGCCCGCCATCCGCGACGTATACGCGCTGCTGACGGATATGGACGTCACCCTTGCGGCCGCGGCGCTTGCGGACGTTTACGGCGGCGTTGCCGTCGAATTCGGTGAGGAAGAGCCCGTCGCTCTGCATAACGCCTGCCACCCCCTGCTGTTTTTGCAGCATAAGGCCGGGCCGAAAACGTCGCCGTCGCCCATTCCCGTGGATATTCTGCTCAAAAGGGAACAGCGGGCCCTCATCATCAGCGGCGGCAACGCGGGCGGCAAGACGGTCAGCCTCAAAACGCTCGGCCTCACGGCGCTCATGGGCATGTGCGGCCTGCCTGTCCCGGTGGCGCCCGGCAGCACCTTGCCCTTGTGGCGGGATATGCACGTTTTTATCGGTGACGAGCAGAGTCTGGAAGATCACGTCTCCACCTTCACCGCCCAGATCCGCAATCTTTCAAAGGCCTGGGACGCCGTAGGCGCGCACAGCCTGGTCATTCTCGATGAATTCGGCGCGGGCACGGACCCGGCCCAGGGCGCGGCCCTGGCGCAGGCCGTTGTGGACGGGTTGCTCGATGCCGGGGCCTACGTCCTGGCTGCCACCCATTTCCCGGCCTTGAAAGCGTATGCGCTGTCCCGTGAAGGCGTTCGCGCCGCGTCCGTGCTGTTCGATCCCAAATCGAAAAAACCTCTGTTCCGCCTGGCCTATGACCAGGTGGGCGCCAGCCAGGCGCTCGACGTCGCCAAGGAACACGGCCTGCCGGATCCCATCCTGCGCCGGGCCGAACAATACCTGCTCCTGGACGGCGCGGACACGAGCAGCCTCATCGACAGGCTCAACGCCCTGGCCGTGGAGCGGGAGAAGGAACTTTCCGGTCTTGAGGCCGAGCGCAAAAAGCTGCACGACAAGCGGACCCGGCTGGACGAAAAATTCGCCAAGGAACGGGAAGAACTTTTCGGCCGCATCCAGGCGGACGCCCAACACGTTCTGCGGGAATGGAAAATGTCCCGGATCAGCCACAAACAGGCCTTGAAGGAACTTTCCAAAGCCCGCAAAGACCTGCTGGCGGAAGCAGGCGCGGCGCAGCCGCAAGAAGTCCCTGCGGCGCAGGGGGCCTCTGCGTCTGAATATTTCCCCGGCATGACGGTGCGGTATACGGCATGGGACAAGAACGGCACCGTGCTCGAGGTGGACAGCCGCCGGAAAAAGGTGCGGCTGGATCTTTCCGGGGTCACCGTCTGGGTGGACATGGCGGATTGCGTCCCCACCCAGGCAAAGGAACGCAGCGCCGGAGTGCCGCACGTTCCCGCCCAGGCCGCGCCGGGAAAATACGCCTCCGGCAACAGTGTACGCCTTGACCTTAGAGGCATGCGTGCTGATATTGCTATAACGGAACTTGAACGTTTTCTGGATGCCGCTATAATGAATGGCCGCACGGAATTGGAAATTTTGCACGGACGGGGTACCGGGGCTTTACGCCGCGAAGTCCACGCCTTTTTGAAAAACTACCCGCCGGCGGCTTCCTTTGCCGTCGCCCCTGAAGATCAGGGAGGCGACGGGGTGACATGCATTGTGTTGAAATAGCCTTGGAGGCATAAGGTGAGCGGGGCATATTCAGGAAGGTCCGCCACGCGGGAAATCAAGGCGCGGTTGAATATCGCGGATGTTGTCCGGCGGTACGTCAACTTGCAGCGCCATGGGAACCGCTGGGTGGCGCCGTGTCCTTTTCACCAGGAAACAAAACCGTCGTTTTCCGTGAACGAGGAAGAAGGGTTTTTCCATTGTTTCGGGTGCCAGGCCTCGGGCGATCTTTTTGATTTTTACGCGCGCATCAACGGTCTGGAATTCCGGGAAGCACTGGAACAGCTGGCCGAGGAAACCGGCGTCAAGCTGGAGAGCTTCAAGGGAAAAGGTGAGGGCCACGGCGAAGCGACGCAGGAACGCCGGACGTTCCTGAAAATGTATGAGCTCGCGGCCGGGTACTACGCGCG of uncultured delta proteobacterium contains these proteins:
- the mutS gene encoding MutS2 protein gives rise to the protein MCATFWQPADSMDSRALTLLELPKVLGYLAEKAVSEAGKAACLALRPQNEVAAVRKAGAWFAQGRIWKAKTGFILPAFLSLDGVLAYLESPLALLDIDALWGLRQTLVPAKELLASLEETDAPDGESQWPLLAERARSFAFPHQSIAALVRCLADDGRLRDEASPELLLARGGIRSLHQTCARRVREFIQQNNLEQFLQDDFMTLSSDRYVLPLKTNFKGRLQGVIHDYSQTGETCYFEPVFLMEVNNRLQELKQEEREAEIKVLQYLTGLIQGELPAIRDVYALLTDMDVTLAAAALADVYGGVAVEFGEEEPVALHNACHPLLFLQHKAGPKTSPSPIPVDILLKREQRALIISGGNAGGKTVSLKTLGLTALMGMCGLPVPVAPGSTLPLWRDMHVFIGDEQSLEDHVSTFTAQIRNLSKAWDAVGAHSLVILDEFGAGTDPAQGAALAQAVVDGLLDAGAYVLAATHFPALKAYALSREGVRAASVLFDPKSKKPLFRLAYDQVGASQALDVAKEHGLPDPILRRAEQYLLLDGADTSSLIDRLNALAVEREKELSGLEAERKKLHDKRTRLDEKFAKEREELFGRIQADAQHVLREWKMSRISHKQALKELSKARKDLLAEAGAAQPQEVPAAQGASASEYFPGMTVRYTAWDKNGTVLEVDSRRKKVRLDLSGVTVWVDMADCVPTQAKERSAGVPHVPAQAAPGKYASGNSVRLDLRGMRADIAITELERFLDAAIMNGRTELEILHGRGTGALRREVHAFLKNYPPAASFAVAPEDQGGDGVTCIVLK